The following are encoded together in the Lagopus muta isolate bLagMut1 chromosome 7, bLagMut1 primary, whole genome shotgun sequence genome:
- the SLC4A2 gene encoding anion exchange protein 2 isoform X3 — protein MSRSPVSSELHHIVSSAFESPEPPSPGPASPPLAEEEEKDLNKALGVERFEEILSDAHPRSVEEPGRIYGEEDFEYHRQSSLHIHHPLSAHLPPDARRKKGAPKKGRKKRGRAAAPGENPPIEEGEEDEEEACDTETERSAEELRGGPAEGVQFFLQEDEVTERRVEEPPAPPAPPGPTAEPHGAPAPPAASPGAEEGRAAEGSAVPEDGGSPGRPAGRAQPGHRSYNLHERRRIGSMTGAEQAQYQKVPTDESEAQTLASADLDYMKSHRFEDVPGVRRHLVRKSAKAQVVHVGKEHREQSARPRRSDRQPHEVFVELNELVLDKNQELQWKETARWIKFEEDVEEETDRWGKPHVASLSFRSLLELRKTLSHGAVLLDLDQKTLPGVAHQVVEQMVITDQIRAEDRANVLRALLLKHSHPSDEKEFSFPRNISAGSLGSLLVHHHSTNHVAEGGEPAVTEPLIAGHGAEHDTRVDVEREREVPPPAPPAGITRSKSKHELKLLEKIPDDAEATVVLVGCVEFLDQPTMAFVRLQEAVELDSVLEVPVPVRFLFVLLGPSSTHMDYHEIGRSISTLMSDKQFHEAAYLADDRHDLLTAINEFLDCSVVLPPSEVQGEELLRSVAHFQREMLKKREEQERRLLLEPKSPEEKALLKLKVAEDEDEDDPLRRTGRPFGGLIRDVRRRYPHYLSDFRDALNPQCIAAVIFIYFAALSPAITFGGLLGEKTHGLIGVSELIISTSLQGVLFCLLGAQPLLIIGFSGPLLVFEEAFFTFCTSNGLEYLVGRVWIGFWLILIVLLMVACEGSFLVRFVSRFTQEIFSFLISLIFIYETFSKLGKIFQEHPLHGCAQPNGTVWSNGTAAPNGTAQREATKVTGQPNTALLSLVLMAGTFFIAFFLRKFKNSRFFPGRIRRLIGDFGVPIAILVMVLVDYSIRDTYTQKLSVPSGFSVTAPDKRGWVINPLGERSDFPVWMMVASGLPAVLVFILIFMETQITTLIISKKERMLQKGSGFHLDLLLIVAMGGFFALFGLPWLAAATVRSVTHANALTVMSKAVAPGDKPKIQEVKEQRVTGLLVAVLVGLSIVIGELLRQIPLAVLFGIFLYMGVTSLNGIQFYERLQLLLMPPKHHPDVPYVKKVRTLRMHLFTGLQLACLAVLWAVMSTVASLAFPFILILTVPLRMCLLSRIFTDREMKCLDADEAEPILDEREGMDEYNEMPMPV, from the exons ATGAGCCGCTCCCCGGTGTCCTCCGAGCTGCACCACATCGTCTCCTCCGCCTTCGAGAGC CCCGAGCCGCCCTCGCCGGGCCCCGCTTCGCCACCGCTggctgaggaagaggagaaggacCTGAACAAGGCGCTGGGCGTGGAGCGCTTCGAGGAGATCCTCAGCGACGCGCACCCGCGCAGCGTGGAGGAGCCGGGGCGCATCTACGGAGAGGAGGACTTCGAGT ACCACCGGCAGTCCTCGCTGCACATCCACCACCCCCTGTCCGCGCATCTGCCGCCTGACGCGCGCCGCAAGAAAGGGGCCCCCAAAAAGGGCAGGAAGAAGCGCGGGCGAGCGGCCGCCCCCGGGGAGAATCCTCCCATcgaggagggggaggaggatgaggaggaagcGTGCGACACCGAGACGGAGCGCTCGGCCGAGGAGCtgcggggcggccccgccgaGGGGGTGCAG TTCTTCCTGCAGGAGGACGAGGTGACCGAGCGCCGTGTGGAGGAGCCTCCGGCCCCCCCGGCGCCACCCGGCCCCACGGCGGAGCCCCACGGAGCCCCGGCCCCCCCGGCAGCCAG CCCCGGCGCCGAGGAGGGCCGTGCAGCTGAGGGCAGCGCCGTCCCCGAGGATGGCGGCTCCCCCGGGCGCCCCGCGGGCAGGGCGCAGCCCGGGCACCGCAGCTACAACCTGCACGAGCGGCGCCGCATCGGCAGCATGACGGGCGCGGAGCAGGCACAGTACCAGAAGGTGCCCACGGATGAATCGGAGGCGCAGACGTTGGCATCGGCCGACCTCGACTACATGAAGA GTCACCGCTTCGAGGACGTGCCCGGCGTGCGGCGGCACCTGGTGCGGAAGAGCGCCAAGGCGCAGGTGGTGCACGTCGGTAAGGAGCACCGTGAGCAGAGCGCGCGGCCGCGCAGGTCGGACCGGCAGCCCCATGAG GTGTTCGTGGAGCTGAACGAGCTGGTGCTGGACAAGAACCAGGAGCTGCAGTGGAAGGAGACGGCGCGCTGGATCAAGTTTGAGGAGGACGTGGAGGAGGAGACGGACCGCTGGGGGAAACCTCACGTGGCCTCGCTGTCCTTCCGCAGCCTGCTGGAGCTGCGCAAGACGCTGTCCCACG GCGCCGTGCTGCTGGATCTGGACCAGAAGACGCTGCCTGGCGTGGCCCACCAGGTGGTGGAGCAGATGGTCATCACCGACCAGATCCGGGCTGAGGACCGCGCCAACGTGCTGCGTGCGCTGCTGCTCAAGCACAG CCACCCGAGCGACGAGAAGGAGTTCTCGTTCCCCCGGAACATCTCAGCCGGCAGCCTGGGCTCGCTGCTGGTGCACCACCACAGCACCAACCACGTGGCTGAGGGCGGAGAGCCGGCCGTCACCGAGCCCCTCATCGCCGGGCACGGTGCTGAGCACGACACGCGCGTGGACGTGGAGCGGGAG CGTGAGGTCCCgccccccgcgccccccgccggCATCACCCGCTCCAAGTCCAAGCACGAGCTGAAGCTGCTGGAGAAGATCCCTGACGACGCCGAGGCCACCGTGGTGCTCGTGG GCTGCGTGGAGTTCCTGGACCAGCCCACCATGGCCTTCGTGCGGCTGCAGGAGGCGGTGGAGCTGGACTCGGTGCTGGAGGTCCCCGTCCCCGTGCGCTTCCTGTTCGTGCTGCTGGGCCCTAGCAGCACCCACATGGATTACCATGAGATCGGGCGCTCCATCTCCACCCTCATGTCCGACAAG CAATTCCACGAGGCCGCCTACCTGGCGGACGACCGGCACGACCTGCTGACGGCCATCAACGAGTTCCTGGACTGCAGCGTGGTGCTGCCGCCCTCCGAGGTGCAGGGCGAGGAGCTGCTGCGCAGCGTCGCACATTTCCAGCGTGAGATGCTGAAGAAACGCgaggagcaggagaggaggctgctgctggagcccaaATCCCCCGAGGAGAAAG CGCTGCTGAAGCTGAAGGTGgctgaggatgaggatgaggacgATCCCCTGCGGCGCACGGGGCGGCCCTTCGGGGGGCTGATCCGGGACGTGCGGCGCCGATACCCCCATTACCTGAGCGACTTCAGGGACGCCCTGAACCCACAGTGCATCGCCGCCGTCATCTTCATCTACTTCGCCGCGCTGTCCCCGGCCATCACCTTCGGGGGGCTGCTGG GGGAGAAGACGCACGGCCTGATCGGGGTGTCAGAGCTGATCATCTCCACGTCGCTGCAGGGCGTGCTGTTCTGCCTGCTGGGTGCGCAGCCCCTGCTCATCATTGGCTTCTCGGGGCCGCTGCTCGTCTTCGAGGAGGCCTTCTTCACg ttctgcacatCCAACGGGCTGGAGTACCTGGTGGGGCGCGTGTGGATCGGCTTCTGGCTCATCCTGATCGTGCTGCTGATGGTGGCCTGCGAGGGCAGCTTCCTGGTGCGCTTCGTCTCGCGCTTCACCCAGGAGATCTTCTCCTTCCTCATCTCCCTCATCTTCATCTACGAGACCTTCTCCAAGCTGGGCAAG ATCTTCCAGGAGCACCCCCTGCACGGCTGCGCTCAGCCCAACGGCACGGTGTGGAGCAACGGCACCGCGGCACCCAACGGCACGGCGCAGCGCGAGGCCACCAAGGTGACGGGGCAGCCCAACACGGCGCTGCTCTCCCTGGTGCTCATGGCCGGCACCTTCTTCATCGCCTTCTTCCTGCGCAAGTTCAAGAACAGCCGCTTCTTCCCTGGACGG ATCCGGCGCCTCATCGGGGACTTCGGGGTGCCCATCGCCATCCTGGTGATGGTTCTGGTGGACTACAGCATCCGCGACACCTACACGCAG AAGCTGAGCGTCCCCAGCGGGTTCTCGGTGACGGCGCCCGATAAGCGGGGCTGGGTGATCAACCCGCTGGGCGAGAGGAGCGACTTCCCGGTGTGGATGATGGTGGCCAGCGGCCTCCCCGCCGTCCTCGtcttcatcctcatcttcatGGAGACGCAGATCACCAC GCTGATCATCAGCAAGAAGGAGCGGATGCTGCAGAAGGGCTCCGGGTTCCACCTCGACCTGCTGCTCATCGTGGCCATGGGAGGATTCTTCGCTCTCTTCGGGCTGCCCTGGCTCGCCGCCGCCACCGTGCGCTCCGTCACGCACGCCAACGCCCTCACCGTCATGAGCAAGGCGGTGGCGCCGGGGGACAAACCCAAGATCCAGGAGGTGAAGGAGCAGCGCGTCACCGGGCTGCTGGTGGCCGTGCTCGTCG GGCTGTCCATCGTCATCGGGGAGTTGCTGCGCCAGATCCCGCTGGCTGTGCTCTTCGGGATCTTCCTTTATATGGGCGTCACCTCCCTGAACGGCATCCAGTTCTACGAgcgcctgcagctgctgctgatgcCCCCCAAGCACCACCCCGATGTCCCCTATGTCAAAAAG GTACGCACGCTGCGCATGCACCTCTTCACCGGGCTGCAGCTGGCATGCTTGGCCGTGCTCTGGGCCGTCATGTCCACCGTGGCCTCCCTGGCCTTCCccttcatcctcatcctcaccGTGCCACTCCGCATGTGCCTGCTGAGCCGCATCTTCACCGACCGCGAGATGAAGTGT CTGGATGCGGACGAAGCCGAGCCGATCCTGGACGAACGGGAAGGCATGGATGAGTACAACGAGATGCCGATGCCGGTTTGA
- the SLC4A2 gene encoding anion exchange protein 2 isoform X2 encodes MSRSPVSSELHHIVSSAFESPEPPSPGPASPPLAEEEEKDLNKALGVERFEEILSDAHPRSVEEPGRIYGEEDFEYHRQSSLHIHHPLSAHLPPDARRKKGAPKKGRKKRGRAAAPGENPPIEEGEEDEEEACDTETERSAEELRGGPAEGVQEDEVTERRVEEPPAPPAPPGPTAEPHGAPAPPAASPGAEEGRAAEGSAVPEDGGSPGRPAGRAQPGHRSYNLHERRRIGSMTGAEQAQYQKVPTDESEAQTLASADLDYMKSHRFEDVPGVRRHLVRKSAKAQVVHVGKEHREQSARPRRSDRQPHEVFVELNELVLDKNQELQWKETARWIKFEEDVEEETDRWGKPHVASLSFRSLLELRKTLSHGAVLLDLDQKTLPGVAHQVVEQMVITDQIRAEDRANVLRALLLKHSHPSDEKEFSFPRNISAGSLGSLLVHHHSTNHVAEGGEPAVTEPLIAGHGAEHDTRVDVEREREVPPPAPPAGITRSKSKHELKLLEKIPDDAEATVVLVGCVEFLDQPTMAFVRLQEAVELDSVLEVPVPVRFLFVLLGPSSTHMDYHEIGRSISTLMSDKQFHEAAYLADDRHDLLTAINEFLDCSVVLPPSEVQGEELLRSVAHFQREMLKKREEQERRLLLEPKSPEEKGGLGHGGAGVGWLGPTVHLSVHPGAALLKLKVAEDEDEDDPLRRTGRPFGGLIRDVRRRYPHYLSDFRDALNPQCIAAVIFIYFAALSPAITFGGLLGEKTHGLIGVSELIISTSLQGVLFCLLGAQPLLIIGFSGPLLVFEEAFFTFCTSNGLEYLVGRVWIGFWLILIVLLMVACEGSFLVRFVSRFTQEIFSFLISLIFIYETFSKLGKIFQEHPLHGCAQPNGTVWSNGTAAPNGTAQREATKVTGQPNTALLSLVLMAGTFFIAFFLRKFKNSRFFPGRIRRLIGDFGVPIAILVMVLVDYSIRDTYTQKLSVPSGFSVTAPDKRGWVINPLGERSDFPVWMMVASGLPAVLVFILIFMETQITTLIISKKERMLQKGSGFHLDLLLIVAMGGFFALFGLPWLAAATVRSVTHANALTVMSKAVAPGDKPKIQEVKEQRVTGLLVAVLVGLSIVIGELLRQIPLAVLFGIFLYMGVTSLNGIQFYERLQLLLMPPKHHPDVPYVKKVRTLRMHLFTGLQLACLAVLWAVMSTVASLAFPFILILTVPLRMCLLSRIFTDREMKCLDADEAEPILDEREGMDEYNEMPMPV; translated from the exons ATGAGCCGCTCCCCGGTGTCCTCCGAGCTGCACCACATCGTCTCCTCCGCCTTCGAGAGC CCCGAGCCGCCCTCGCCGGGCCCCGCTTCGCCACCGCTggctgaggaagaggagaaggacCTGAACAAGGCGCTGGGCGTGGAGCGCTTCGAGGAGATCCTCAGCGACGCGCACCCGCGCAGCGTGGAGGAGCCGGGGCGCATCTACGGAGAGGAGGACTTCGAGT ACCACCGGCAGTCCTCGCTGCACATCCACCACCCCCTGTCCGCGCATCTGCCGCCTGACGCGCGCCGCAAGAAAGGGGCCCCCAAAAAGGGCAGGAAGAAGCGCGGGCGAGCGGCCGCCCCCGGGGAGAATCCTCCCATcgaggagggggaggaggatgaggaggaagcGTGCGACACCGAGACGGAGCGCTCGGCCGAGGAGCtgcggggcggccccgccgaGGGGGTGCAG GAGGACGAGGTGACCGAGCGCCGTGTGGAGGAGCCTCCGGCCCCCCCGGCGCCACCCGGCCCCACGGCGGAGCCCCACGGAGCCCCGGCCCCCCCGGCAGCCAG CCCCGGCGCCGAGGAGGGCCGTGCAGCTGAGGGCAGCGCCGTCCCCGAGGATGGCGGCTCCCCCGGGCGCCCCGCGGGCAGGGCGCAGCCCGGGCACCGCAGCTACAACCTGCACGAGCGGCGCCGCATCGGCAGCATGACGGGCGCGGAGCAGGCACAGTACCAGAAGGTGCCCACGGATGAATCGGAGGCGCAGACGTTGGCATCGGCCGACCTCGACTACATGAAGA GTCACCGCTTCGAGGACGTGCCCGGCGTGCGGCGGCACCTGGTGCGGAAGAGCGCCAAGGCGCAGGTGGTGCACGTCGGTAAGGAGCACCGTGAGCAGAGCGCGCGGCCGCGCAGGTCGGACCGGCAGCCCCATGAG GTGTTCGTGGAGCTGAACGAGCTGGTGCTGGACAAGAACCAGGAGCTGCAGTGGAAGGAGACGGCGCGCTGGATCAAGTTTGAGGAGGACGTGGAGGAGGAGACGGACCGCTGGGGGAAACCTCACGTGGCCTCGCTGTCCTTCCGCAGCCTGCTGGAGCTGCGCAAGACGCTGTCCCACG GCGCCGTGCTGCTGGATCTGGACCAGAAGACGCTGCCTGGCGTGGCCCACCAGGTGGTGGAGCAGATGGTCATCACCGACCAGATCCGGGCTGAGGACCGCGCCAACGTGCTGCGTGCGCTGCTGCTCAAGCACAG CCACCCGAGCGACGAGAAGGAGTTCTCGTTCCCCCGGAACATCTCAGCCGGCAGCCTGGGCTCGCTGCTGGTGCACCACCACAGCACCAACCACGTGGCTGAGGGCGGAGAGCCGGCCGTCACCGAGCCCCTCATCGCCGGGCACGGTGCTGAGCACGACACGCGCGTGGACGTGGAGCGGGAG CGTGAGGTCCCgccccccgcgccccccgccggCATCACCCGCTCCAAGTCCAAGCACGAGCTGAAGCTGCTGGAGAAGATCCCTGACGACGCCGAGGCCACCGTGGTGCTCGTGG GCTGCGTGGAGTTCCTGGACCAGCCCACCATGGCCTTCGTGCGGCTGCAGGAGGCGGTGGAGCTGGACTCGGTGCTGGAGGTCCCCGTCCCCGTGCGCTTCCTGTTCGTGCTGCTGGGCCCTAGCAGCACCCACATGGATTACCATGAGATCGGGCGCTCCATCTCCACCCTCATGTCCGACAAG CAATTCCACGAGGCCGCCTACCTGGCGGACGACCGGCACGACCTGCTGACGGCCATCAACGAGTTCCTGGACTGCAGCGTGGTGCTGCCGCCCTCCGAGGTGCAGGGCGAGGAGCTGCTGCGCAGCGTCGCACATTTCCAGCGTGAGATGCTGAAGAAACGCgaggagcaggagaggaggctgctgctggagcccaaATCCCCCGAGGAGAAAGGTGGGCTGGGGCACGGCGGGGCGGGCGTGGGGTGGCTGGGGCCGACCGTCCATCTGTCCGTCCATCCGGGTGCAGCGCTGCTGAAGCTGAAGGTGgctgaggatgaggatgaggacgATCCCCTGCGGCGCACGGGGCGGCCCTTCGGGGGGCTGATCCGGGACGTGCGGCGCCGATACCCCCATTACCTGAGCGACTTCAGGGACGCCCTGAACCCACAGTGCATCGCCGCCGTCATCTTCATCTACTTCGCCGCGCTGTCCCCGGCCATCACCTTCGGGGGGCTGCTGG GGGAGAAGACGCACGGCCTGATCGGGGTGTCAGAGCTGATCATCTCCACGTCGCTGCAGGGCGTGCTGTTCTGCCTGCTGGGTGCGCAGCCCCTGCTCATCATTGGCTTCTCGGGGCCGCTGCTCGTCTTCGAGGAGGCCTTCTTCACg ttctgcacatCCAACGGGCTGGAGTACCTGGTGGGGCGCGTGTGGATCGGCTTCTGGCTCATCCTGATCGTGCTGCTGATGGTGGCCTGCGAGGGCAGCTTCCTGGTGCGCTTCGTCTCGCGCTTCACCCAGGAGATCTTCTCCTTCCTCATCTCCCTCATCTTCATCTACGAGACCTTCTCCAAGCTGGGCAAG ATCTTCCAGGAGCACCCCCTGCACGGCTGCGCTCAGCCCAACGGCACGGTGTGGAGCAACGGCACCGCGGCACCCAACGGCACGGCGCAGCGCGAGGCCACCAAGGTGACGGGGCAGCCCAACACGGCGCTGCTCTCCCTGGTGCTCATGGCCGGCACCTTCTTCATCGCCTTCTTCCTGCGCAAGTTCAAGAACAGCCGCTTCTTCCCTGGACGG ATCCGGCGCCTCATCGGGGACTTCGGGGTGCCCATCGCCATCCTGGTGATGGTTCTGGTGGACTACAGCATCCGCGACACCTACACGCAG AAGCTGAGCGTCCCCAGCGGGTTCTCGGTGACGGCGCCCGATAAGCGGGGCTGGGTGATCAACCCGCTGGGCGAGAGGAGCGACTTCCCGGTGTGGATGATGGTGGCCAGCGGCCTCCCCGCCGTCCTCGtcttcatcctcatcttcatGGAGACGCAGATCACCAC GCTGATCATCAGCAAGAAGGAGCGGATGCTGCAGAAGGGCTCCGGGTTCCACCTCGACCTGCTGCTCATCGTGGCCATGGGAGGATTCTTCGCTCTCTTCGGGCTGCCCTGGCTCGCCGCCGCCACCGTGCGCTCCGTCACGCACGCCAACGCCCTCACCGTCATGAGCAAGGCGGTGGCGCCGGGGGACAAACCCAAGATCCAGGAGGTGAAGGAGCAGCGCGTCACCGGGCTGCTGGTGGCCGTGCTCGTCG GGCTGTCCATCGTCATCGGGGAGTTGCTGCGCCAGATCCCGCTGGCTGTGCTCTTCGGGATCTTCCTTTATATGGGCGTCACCTCCCTGAACGGCATCCAGTTCTACGAgcgcctgcagctgctgctgatgcCCCCCAAGCACCACCCCGATGTCCCCTATGTCAAAAAG GTACGCACGCTGCGCATGCACCTCTTCACCGGGCTGCAGCTGGCATGCTTGGCCGTGCTCTGGGCCGTCATGTCCACCGTGGCCTCCCTGGCCTTCCccttcatcctcatcctcaccGTGCCACTCCGCATGTGCCTGCTGAGCCGCATCTTCACCGACCGCGAGATGAAGTGT CTGGATGCGGACGAAGCCGAGCCGATCCTGGACGAACGGGAAGGCATGGATGAGTACAACGAGATGCCGATGCCGGTTTGA
- the SLC4A2 gene encoding anion exchange protein 2 isoform X1 gives MSRSPVSSELHHIVSSAFESPEPPSPGPASPPLAEEEEKDLNKALGVERFEEILSDAHPRSVEEPGRIYGEEDFEYHRQSSLHIHHPLSAHLPPDARRKKGAPKKGRKKRGRAAAPGENPPIEEGEEDEEEACDTETERSAEELRGGPAEGVQFFLQEDEVTERRVEEPPAPPAPPGPTAEPHGAPAPPAASPGAEEGRAAEGSAVPEDGGSPGRPAGRAQPGHRSYNLHERRRIGSMTGAEQAQYQKVPTDESEAQTLASADLDYMKSHRFEDVPGVRRHLVRKSAKAQVVHVGKEHREQSARPRRSDRQPHEVFVELNELVLDKNQELQWKETARWIKFEEDVEEETDRWGKPHVASLSFRSLLELRKTLSHGAVLLDLDQKTLPGVAHQVVEQMVITDQIRAEDRANVLRALLLKHSHPSDEKEFSFPRNISAGSLGSLLVHHHSTNHVAEGGEPAVTEPLIAGHGAEHDTRVDVEREREVPPPAPPAGITRSKSKHELKLLEKIPDDAEATVVLVGCVEFLDQPTMAFVRLQEAVELDSVLEVPVPVRFLFVLLGPSSTHMDYHEIGRSISTLMSDKQFHEAAYLADDRHDLLTAINEFLDCSVVLPPSEVQGEELLRSVAHFQREMLKKREEQERRLLLEPKSPEEKGGLGHGGAGVGWLGPTVHLSVHPGAALLKLKVAEDEDEDDPLRRTGRPFGGLIRDVRRRYPHYLSDFRDALNPQCIAAVIFIYFAALSPAITFGGLLGEKTHGLIGVSELIISTSLQGVLFCLLGAQPLLIIGFSGPLLVFEEAFFTFCTSNGLEYLVGRVWIGFWLILIVLLMVACEGSFLVRFVSRFTQEIFSFLISLIFIYETFSKLGKIFQEHPLHGCAQPNGTVWSNGTAAPNGTAQREATKVTGQPNTALLSLVLMAGTFFIAFFLRKFKNSRFFPGRIRRLIGDFGVPIAILVMVLVDYSIRDTYTQKLSVPSGFSVTAPDKRGWVINPLGERSDFPVWMMVASGLPAVLVFILIFMETQITTLIISKKERMLQKGSGFHLDLLLIVAMGGFFALFGLPWLAAATVRSVTHANALTVMSKAVAPGDKPKIQEVKEQRVTGLLVAVLVGLSIVIGELLRQIPLAVLFGIFLYMGVTSLNGIQFYERLQLLLMPPKHHPDVPYVKKVRTLRMHLFTGLQLACLAVLWAVMSTVASLAFPFILILTVPLRMCLLSRIFTDREMKCLDADEAEPILDEREGMDEYNEMPMPV, from the exons ATGAGCCGCTCCCCGGTGTCCTCCGAGCTGCACCACATCGTCTCCTCCGCCTTCGAGAGC CCCGAGCCGCCCTCGCCGGGCCCCGCTTCGCCACCGCTggctgaggaagaggagaaggacCTGAACAAGGCGCTGGGCGTGGAGCGCTTCGAGGAGATCCTCAGCGACGCGCACCCGCGCAGCGTGGAGGAGCCGGGGCGCATCTACGGAGAGGAGGACTTCGAGT ACCACCGGCAGTCCTCGCTGCACATCCACCACCCCCTGTCCGCGCATCTGCCGCCTGACGCGCGCCGCAAGAAAGGGGCCCCCAAAAAGGGCAGGAAGAAGCGCGGGCGAGCGGCCGCCCCCGGGGAGAATCCTCCCATcgaggagggggaggaggatgaggaggaagcGTGCGACACCGAGACGGAGCGCTCGGCCGAGGAGCtgcggggcggccccgccgaGGGGGTGCAG TTCTTCCTGCAGGAGGACGAGGTGACCGAGCGCCGTGTGGAGGAGCCTCCGGCCCCCCCGGCGCCACCCGGCCCCACGGCGGAGCCCCACGGAGCCCCGGCCCCCCCGGCAGCCAG CCCCGGCGCCGAGGAGGGCCGTGCAGCTGAGGGCAGCGCCGTCCCCGAGGATGGCGGCTCCCCCGGGCGCCCCGCGGGCAGGGCGCAGCCCGGGCACCGCAGCTACAACCTGCACGAGCGGCGCCGCATCGGCAGCATGACGGGCGCGGAGCAGGCACAGTACCAGAAGGTGCCCACGGATGAATCGGAGGCGCAGACGTTGGCATCGGCCGACCTCGACTACATGAAGA GTCACCGCTTCGAGGACGTGCCCGGCGTGCGGCGGCACCTGGTGCGGAAGAGCGCCAAGGCGCAGGTGGTGCACGTCGGTAAGGAGCACCGTGAGCAGAGCGCGCGGCCGCGCAGGTCGGACCGGCAGCCCCATGAG GTGTTCGTGGAGCTGAACGAGCTGGTGCTGGACAAGAACCAGGAGCTGCAGTGGAAGGAGACGGCGCGCTGGATCAAGTTTGAGGAGGACGTGGAGGAGGAGACGGACCGCTGGGGGAAACCTCACGTGGCCTCGCTGTCCTTCCGCAGCCTGCTGGAGCTGCGCAAGACGCTGTCCCACG GCGCCGTGCTGCTGGATCTGGACCAGAAGACGCTGCCTGGCGTGGCCCACCAGGTGGTGGAGCAGATGGTCATCACCGACCAGATCCGGGCTGAGGACCGCGCCAACGTGCTGCGTGCGCTGCTGCTCAAGCACAG CCACCCGAGCGACGAGAAGGAGTTCTCGTTCCCCCGGAACATCTCAGCCGGCAGCCTGGGCTCGCTGCTGGTGCACCACCACAGCACCAACCACGTGGCTGAGGGCGGAGAGCCGGCCGTCACCGAGCCCCTCATCGCCGGGCACGGTGCTGAGCACGACACGCGCGTGGACGTGGAGCGGGAG CGTGAGGTCCCgccccccgcgccccccgccggCATCACCCGCTCCAAGTCCAAGCACGAGCTGAAGCTGCTGGAGAAGATCCCTGACGACGCCGAGGCCACCGTGGTGCTCGTGG GCTGCGTGGAGTTCCTGGACCAGCCCACCATGGCCTTCGTGCGGCTGCAGGAGGCGGTGGAGCTGGACTCGGTGCTGGAGGTCCCCGTCCCCGTGCGCTTCCTGTTCGTGCTGCTGGGCCCTAGCAGCACCCACATGGATTACCATGAGATCGGGCGCTCCATCTCCACCCTCATGTCCGACAAG CAATTCCACGAGGCCGCCTACCTGGCGGACGACCGGCACGACCTGCTGACGGCCATCAACGAGTTCCTGGACTGCAGCGTGGTGCTGCCGCCCTCCGAGGTGCAGGGCGAGGAGCTGCTGCGCAGCGTCGCACATTTCCAGCGTGAGATGCTGAAGAAACGCgaggagcaggagaggaggctgctgctggagcccaaATCCCCCGAGGAGAAAGGTGGGCTGGGGCACGGCGGGGCGGGCGTGGGGTGGCTGGGGCCGACCGTCCATCTGTCCGTCCATCCGGGTGCAGCGCTGCTGAAGCTGAAGGTGgctgaggatgaggatgaggacgATCCCCTGCGGCGCACGGGGCGGCCCTTCGGGGGGCTGATCCGGGACGTGCGGCGCCGATACCCCCATTACCTGAGCGACTTCAGGGACGCCCTGAACCCACAGTGCATCGCCGCCGTCATCTTCATCTACTTCGCCGCGCTGTCCCCGGCCATCACCTTCGGGGGGCTGCTGG GGGAGAAGACGCACGGCCTGATCGGGGTGTCAGAGCTGATCATCTCCACGTCGCTGCAGGGCGTGCTGTTCTGCCTGCTGGGTGCGCAGCCCCTGCTCATCATTGGCTTCTCGGGGCCGCTGCTCGTCTTCGAGGAGGCCTTCTTCACg ttctgcacatCCAACGGGCTGGAGTACCTGGTGGGGCGCGTGTGGATCGGCTTCTGGCTCATCCTGATCGTGCTGCTGATGGTGGCCTGCGAGGGCAGCTTCCTGGTGCGCTTCGTCTCGCGCTTCACCCAGGAGATCTTCTCCTTCCTCATCTCCCTCATCTTCATCTACGAGACCTTCTCCAAGCTGGGCAAG ATCTTCCAGGAGCACCCCCTGCACGGCTGCGCTCAGCCCAACGGCACGGTGTGGAGCAACGGCACCGCGGCACCCAACGGCACGGCGCAGCGCGAGGCCACCAAGGTGACGGGGCAGCCCAACACGGCGCTGCTCTCCCTGGTGCTCATGGCCGGCACCTTCTTCATCGCCTTCTTCCTGCGCAAGTTCAAGAACAGCCGCTTCTTCCCTGGACGG ATCCGGCGCCTCATCGGGGACTTCGGGGTGCCCATCGCCATCCTGGTGATGGTTCTGGTGGACTACAGCATCCGCGACACCTACACGCAG AAGCTGAGCGTCCCCAGCGGGTTCTCGGTGACGGCGCCCGATAAGCGGGGCTGGGTGATCAACCCGCTGGGCGAGAGGAGCGACTTCCCGGTGTGGATGATGGTGGCCAGCGGCCTCCCCGCCGTCCTCGtcttcatcctcatcttcatGGAGACGCAGATCACCAC GCTGATCATCAGCAAGAAGGAGCGGATGCTGCAGAAGGGCTCCGGGTTCCACCTCGACCTGCTGCTCATCGTGGCCATGGGAGGATTCTTCGCTCTCTTCGGGCTGCCCTGGCTCGCCGCCGCCACCGTGCGCTCCGTCACGCACGCCAACGCCCTCACCGTCATGAGCAAGGCGGTGGCGCCGGGGGACAAACCCAAGATCCAGGAGGTGAAGGAGCAGCGCGTCACCGGGCTGCTGGTGGCCGTGCTCGTCG GGCTGTCCATCGTCATCGGGGAGTTGCTGCGCCAGATCCCGCTGGCTGTGCTCTTCGGGATCTTCCTTTATATGGGCGTCACCTCCCTGAACGGCATCCAGTTCTACGAgcgcctgcagctgctgctgatgcCCCCCAAGCACCACCCCGATGTCCCCTATGTCAAAAAG GTACGCACGCTGCGCATGCACCTCTTCACCGGGCTGCAGCTGGCATGCTTGGCCGTGCTCTGGGCCGTCATGTCCACCGTGGCCTCCCTGGCCTTCCccttcatcctcatcctcaccGTGCCACTCCGCATGTGCCTGCTGAGCCGCATCTTCACCGACCGCGAGATGAAGTGT CTGGATGCGGACGAAGCCGAGCCGATCCTGGACGAACGGGAAGGCATGGATGAGTACAACGAGATGCCGATGCCGGTTTGA